gaaaaagaaaatcacCGTTTATACAGATAAGACATGTCAATTCCTCACCCAAGTAGAATCCTTTACCACACTTTACCTCAATATTAATAACCATTAAATTGATGGGATAATTGACCAAGATCCTGATACAGATAGTAAATAAACTTGCCGATCCTGATACAGATAGTTTTCATCAAATTCCAAGTTTTCGATCTTCTTTTGGACCCTTTTATTTCACTTTAAAATATGTATGCAAGTTATGAAGTTAATCTTTCCTCACCTATGCCAATTAGAAAGACAAGCAAGCATACTCGCCCGAACAAAATTGCAATCTCAATTCCATCTCTTTGTGGATAATATATCAGGATATAGAATACTAAATATCTGCAAGAACCATAAGAATATCATAACTGAGAGATATTTCACCATATGTTACCATTGTGTACATTAGTTTTGGAGCAATGTACATGATGGAagatcttagttttttttactaagtcatGAATAACAAAAACTTACCCCAACAAACAAACTGTGTTTAGACAATGTGAAGAAGGCAATCCATACTCCATGGCATTCTCCTTCTCGTCTGCAATGGCAATTACCCTCCTCACAGGAGGACAACTAGGTCTAGGAGCTGATACAAGATCCTATATGTCCATACAACAGAACATTTCACAAATCAAATTATAGAACTATCATAAAGGTCTAAGAAT
The genomic region above belongs to Zingiber officinale cultivar Zhangliang chromosome 11A, Zo_v1.1, whole genome shotgun sequence and contains:
- the LOC122032656 gene encoding lipid phosphate phosphatase delta-like, coding for MTLLMAFCDYIGNSIKDLVSAPRPSCPPVRRVIAIADEKENAMEYGLPSSHCLNTVCLLGYLVFYILIYYPQRDGIEIAILFGRVCLLVFLIGIGEERLTS